The following is a genomic window from Chryseobacterium sp. StRB126.
TCATAGGTTGTATTGCCTGGCAGCAGGTTTTGGCCAAAGTCTCTCTTATAAATTGGTGTTCCGTTTCTGAAAATAGCCATACTTCCGATTTCCTGATTATTCTGAACCATATAGTTTAAGAAGTCATCAATTTTTTGAGTGTTGATTGCTTTTCCGTTGAGGTAAGGGATATCAGAACTCTTCGGTTTGTTATCCCTGTAAAGGTTCAATGCTATTGTTCTGCCATTCTGAATCAGGTTTCCTTCAAAATGATCTGTTTTATAGATTCCTTTGTAACCTGCATTGATACTTCCTATTTTAAAACTAAGCTCATTGTTATTGAAATCTGTTTTCTCTACAGGAATTTCTCTTAAACTTTGTTTAGGACTGATAAGGATGGAAGTGTATGCCTTTGATTTTTTTGATATTTTAAAAATAACGGGGAGTTTAATGCTTTCGGTATCCAATTCACCATTCCAGGTTCCTTCAATTTGGGCGTGACAAATCTGTGCCAGACACGCCAGCACCAATAATAATTTGATTTTCATGATATTTTAAATAATTTTATTAATTACAATTTGGCATGCTAGCGTGCTCACCAATGAAACAATACAGAAGAGTACAATATGCTGCCACTTTTTGATATTGGTAGCGGTTTTGAAACCATTATAGAAAAGGGTAAAACTATAAATGAGTACAGTAATAGAAATGATAGTTATGGAAATCATGGTCAGAAAATCCAGAAAAGGAAATGTTTCTGTGGGGTTAGACTCGTACTTGATAATGCTTTTTCCGGCCAGTCTAATGGATGATGCGTTTCCAAAACATTGTATAGGAAGCAGGAAAAGCTGAGATATTAAAACGGTGTTAATGATATCAATGATTCTGGTCTTTCCGTTTAGAATTTTGCCTAAAATAAAAAGAATGACAATAGCAATCAGAAAGCTGAGTAGGGTAGAAATGACTACCGTTTTTAATGAAGTATTTTCAATAGCACTTATCTTGTATATACTCGTAAAGGCAGTATGAGTCCAATATCCTATAGCAATAGAAAATACCATGGCAATAATGCCGATAAGGAGAAGGAGTTTTTCATCAAACCTTTCAAACGGATTAAAAACGGTTTTCCAGTTCATAATAGATTGAGTTTACAGATTATTAATGGTTTTATAGATTGTTTTTTAATTGTTCTACCTTTGTAATCAGGTCATCCATTTTATTTCTCATGGTTGGGTAGGATAGACCTGCCTGTTTAGCCATTTCTTTAATGCTTCCGCTGGACAGGAAAAAATTAAGGATAAAATCCTGTTCATCACGATTCAGCTTTAGAAGAACCGGAAGTTCATAGTCTCCGCTTACCTCAGTTTTACAGCTTGGGCATTTCATTTGGCTCACGTTAAGAGTATGGTCACAGCTTGGGCAGATGATCGGTAACTTCATTGAATTTATTTTTTACGAAAGTAATATATTTTTTAATAAAGTTAAAATATTTTTTAATTTTATTAAAATTTTATTTTAAAATTGAGCAAAAAAATAACCACAAAAAATTATTCTGTGGTTAATAGATATATCGTTTAAATGATAGTGTTATTGATTATCAGTGTGTTATCTTAGTATTCCTCTGATTCTGTTGGCGTTGGTAATCAATTCTTCCAGGTATTCATAGTTTTCTTTTTCTAAAGCAGACTTGAATTTTCTGAGCTGAGTGATATGTTCATTCAAAACATCCAGCACATTTTCTTTGTTCTGTTTAAAGATAGGAACCCACATTTCAGGATGTGATTTGGCAAGACGTACGGTACTGGAGAACCCGGAGCTGGCAAGCTGGAAGATGGTTTCTTCTTCACGTTCCTTTTCCAAAACCGTGTTGGCAAGAGCATACGATGTAATATGGGAAATATGGGAAATGTAAGCGGTGTGAATATCGTGATCTTCTGCATTCATGTAGATGGTATGCATTTCAAGGGCGTTCACAATGTTTTCAACTATGTTCAATGCATCTTCAGCTGATTCTTCTTTGTTGCAGATTACTCCTGCCTTTCCTGCGAAACTCTCTGCAATGGCAGATTTAGGTCCGTTGTTTTCAGTACCCCACATCGGGTGAAAGGCTACAAACCTTGAACGTTTCGGATGGTCTTTCACAGCACCTACGATTCCTGCCTTGGTAGAACCTGCATCCATGACGGTCTGATGATCTGAGACAAGATCCAGAACACTAGGTAACAGTTTTCTTGCAGCATCTACCGGAATGGCAAGAATAACAAGGTCTGAACCTTTTACTCCCTGTTCCAGATCTGCCTCGGCATCAATGATTTTTAAATCCAATGCTTCGTTGATATGTTGTTGGCTGTTATCAATTCCGTAGATGAAGCTGGCGATGTTTTTTTCTTTTAATTTCAAGGCCATTGAACCTCCTATTAATCCTACTCCAATAATACTTATTTTCATCTTTCTAAATTTTTTTAAATAAAAAAACCTCGTCCTAGGACGAGGTTTTAAGTTATGTTCATAAGAATCCCTATCCCAGATCTGAGGTAAAAATTCTATAATAATATGTTTCGTTGTTAAAATTCACAATGCGAAATTATAAAATATTTTTTAAAGTTGCGAGATTTTTATGATTTCTTTTTGAGAAGAATCGGAGTATTGTACTGCCAATCCTTACTGGGAACCACTTCGCTTTGAAGAAAATATTTTCCGTCTTTCCTGGATACTACTGCCAATGTATCGGTAGGAGCGTGGTTACTCATAGGATCACCTTCAATCTGTCTGATGTATTTTACAATGATCTGTTTTTCATTTCCGGTGATGCTGCAAACGTCTGTAAAAAAGGTTTTATAGCCAAGCCCTCCAAAAGTACAGCTGTCTTTGGTGATGGTTAAATCATAATCCAATGTCATTTCAGCGTTTTCATCCAGTTTTCCAAAATCATGAGAGATGGAATATTCTCCCTTCCATTGAGTATGAAGGGTAGATCCGGAGGTATCTTTTGAAGATTCTTCCGGAAGACTTTTACAGGAAATAATGCTCAGAGCAGTAAGGGTAAAAAATATTTTTTTCATGATGTTGAATGGGTCTTAATCGGCACTGTGGATAATGGTTCTTTTTACATCATCGCCTTTTTGTTCCAATTCAAGGGTAGTTACACCCCCTGCAAATAAGAATTCAATTTCAACTTTGTTGGGCGAAACTTTATAGCTGATGGTTTCCAAACCATCCTGATGAATTTCCTTTTCACTGCTTTGTTTAGGTAATTCTGTAAGAAGAAGCTCTGCTTTTTCCAATTCTTTTTCCTTGATGGTCTTCTGATAAACATTTTCCATTGTACTTTTAGGGAAAATGCATTCCAGTTCAGTTTCGTAGTCAACAGTTTTTTCTGTACATTCTTTCAGTGTAGGAATTTCCTTGCTTTCCTCTACTGCCTTTTCTTTTGCGAAAGCTTTTACAACAGGGCTGTCTTTTTTCATGGTTTCTGTTTCATTTGCTGTCGGTTTTGAATCGTTTTTACAGCCTGTTATCAGTAACAGTGTAATAGCGATAAAGCTTATGTTTCTCATTAATAATGGGTTGTATTTATTTTTATATAATTTTTTATCTGGTAATCTGAGGTCCTATTTTATAAGGGACAGGTCTATGGAATGTGCATTTTTCAGGAATAAGGGATTGTAAAGGTGCTTTTATGAGTTTCCAATCCATTGAATTAAATTTCTCATTCCAATCTGAAAGTTCTGCTTTTCTTTTATTAGTATCGGGATCTGAGGGACTATAAAATTCCAGCATGGCTATTCCGTCAGAGATGACTCCAGTAATGATACCTTCTTCTGATTTTCCTTGGGCAGAAACATGGTAAGTTCCTTTTATAGTGTCATTATCTTTTGTGCTTTCCAATTTTATAGTAAATATTTGTATTTCGGAACTAAAAGATTCCCAATTTCCTTTAATGGTGTCTTTAATACGACGGTTATAAGACTGATCTAAGTAACTCTGAACCGCTGAACTATCACGTATACTAATTGTATCTTCTAGCGTTATGACTTTATTATCTACAGTTTTGTTACAGGAAAGCATTCCTAAAATGGGCAATAAAAGTAGAGCTTTCTTTATGTTCATATGGTACCAGATATTTGTTTAATAATGCATTTTTTGAGTTATACTACATTATTTTTCAAAGGAACTTAGCTTAGAAGTGGCATTTTCTCTCCATTCATTAGCTTTTCCTTCATCATCTTCACTTTTTAGGGTAAAATGATCTATAGTTTTCCAGCTATTATCAGTGTTATTATACTCGTATAGAAATATAGTTCTCGGAGTCTGTGGTGTGTACGGCGCATCCAGATTAGGAGTATGTTTTAAATATTTTTTTGGAGTATGAAAGATGAAGATATTAAATTCTTTACTAAGTTTTTTGAATGACTGCTGACTAAGTTTTTTATCAATCATCGCATCTGCATCCTGATCTTTATATTGATTAATCTGTTGGCTGTACCATTTCCCGGCTCCAATTTTAGGAACAAGAATGAACATGGTTTCTCCATCTTGATAACTGAAATCAAAATTACGGTAAACTCCTTCTGTGCCGGTACCGGTAATGCCTTCCAGATCATCAATAGGGTAGTTGATGAAATCTATATTTTCCTGTTGAGTTTTTACAATTGTTGGATCAGGACTTACAATATCATGTTCTTCTTTTTTCTCAGAAGCTTTGAGGATTGGAGAAGGTGAAGCCGCTCCTTTAGTGTTGGTTTCAGTCACTTTTTTACATCCTGCCAACAATAATAAAAGATAAAGGGGAATAATCTTTTTCATGGGGTTGAATATACCGCTTTTTAAGGTTAGGTTTATTCACTGTTTACGGGGATTTTTTGCTTTTTATTCTGCTTTTGTGAACATATCCCTTTTTGCCTTCTTGGGAAATAACCAGCCACCAATCTCCACTTTGGTTTAAAACCTTCACTTTTTCACCCGTGTTTATCTTTTGTAGAATTTTGGAAGAAGAATTTTTATCCTTTCTTAGATTAGCATAGCCGTCAGTATCCTGAATGTAATAGTTCATATCTGAAGCATTTTTGGATAAAAATTCTTTTGCGATTTTCTGTTTTTCTAGGGTAAGACTGGAAATGAATACACTATCAAACTTAGGATGAGGAGAATCCAATAAAAATGAAATTACCGATTTAGCATCTTCTTTTGATAAGGAATTAATCAGGTTGTATTTCTTATTCACTTCAATGTATTCTATACTTTTTATCTTAAAATAATTGACTGCATCAGCTTCCCATTTCCCATTTTTTGAAATCGTTGTAATAGAGGTTTCATGATGCCTGTACTGTGGTTTTTGTAATAAAGAAAACCAATAGTCAATATAAGCACCGGAATTATCGTAAAGCGGCTCAGCTGAGTCTTTTTCATCATCCCAGCCAAATGTATTTTTAAAGGTTTGAAAGTCCTTTGGGAAATTCTCCAGAAAATCTTTTTCTTTTTTATTTGAAAAAGACTTTTTGAGTTTTATAAGACCATTCTCAGCATATTTTCTATCCTGAGAATGGCAGGTGAGCGTGATTAGTAAAAAAATGAATAGTAATATATTTTTCATTTAATTTCAAACACTTTTTGCTTCTACATCTAGTACTATACTAGATTTTTGAAATAGTACCATTCGCTGATATCTTATATTTCTCCTTTTTTTTCTTTTTTGTATTGTCTGTAAAACTGATTTCGTAGATATCAACAGTCATATCAGGATTCATGATAAATGTTTCGTAGGTTTCTTCTTCAGGCATAGCATAACCAATGGACTGGCGGCTGATCACCTTATTATTACCTATTGTAACAAGTTCTTGCGAATTAGAATCTCCTTCAAAGTTCAAAACAAATATATTGATGGTACTTCCGGAAGCAGGCTGTATTTGAAAAATAGATTCCGGATTGCCTTCTGTAATACCTACAATCTTAATTATACTATCAGATTCTGATTGCCCCAGCACCGGATACATTTTTGAACAGTCCGGCGAGCCTTCCTGAATACAGGTTTTCTTATATTTTTCGTAATCAAAAGGAAGAGAAACATATTGACTGTTGGCTGAACTGCTACTTGTTGGTTCAACAGTTTTACTATCAGGTTTCTGAGGGACTAAGGTATCTTGAGTTTTTAAAGAATCATGGTTTGTATTATTAATTTCAGGGGCATTCTTACATGATATCAATGCAAAAAATATAAATGGCAATACTAATTTATTCATACAACAGTATATTATTTCATAATTTATTTAGTTCGGTCGTAAACTCTTTGAGGAATTTTTGAAATATCTTTTTTCTGACTTTTCATCAACTCAATATATTTAAGATAAGCTTCTTTTGCTTTTTCTTTATTATCAGCGGTCCAATATGAATCTCCTATATTTAACCAGGCTACAACTCTGTTCGGATACTTTTCAATGATTTCTTTTAACAAAAAGAGAGCGGTGGTATTTCCATCTTTTGTGTAAGAATCATAATAGGCAATATCATTATAATCGTTTATATTATTTTCATTAATTGGATTGAAATAAAGCCACTCAGCAACGGTTTCCAACCCAACAGTATTTTGCTTACTTAAGGTATTGGTTTTACTTGCTGATTTCAATAATGCCAAAGATTTGCTGAAATTGGATAATGAGCTTTCTTTTAACTCTTTGATTTCTTTTTGGTAAATATCTTTATTATCAACCGTTTTATTATCAATGCTGCTGGATAAATTATTCATATCTACCTTAATTTTAGGAATAAAATCATCATCAACCGTTGAAATTGAAGTTTTAGAAAGATACCAGTTATCTTTGATGAATTTATAATAGTATGTTTCTGTTGTTTTAAAATTTCCGCAACAAGAAGCCATAACTATTATTTCACCAGGTTTTCCGCTTGAAATAAATAAATGATTAACAGGATCTTCTACCTCAGTGAAGTCATCATTACTGATAATAAAGGATTTTGATTCTGAAAACTTATTATTTTCACCTTGTAAGAAAATTATAATTTGTTTTTCTTCAGGTGATTTATCCAAGATTTGAAGATAATCAATTTTATGATCCTTATTAAAATCTCCTCTCACAGTATCTTTTAGAGGTTGATGATTTTCAACCTCTTTATTAGATAAATTATCATTTTTTATATGATTGTTGTCTGCCTGTTTACAGAAAACAAACTGAGTCATTACTGTTAAAAATAAAATAGGTTTAATCATTTTTATTTTTTTAAATCGTTTAATCTTTTTAAAGCTGCTTTTCTTATGTTTACATATTTGTATGTCTTGTCTTTTATGACTTTTGTGAACACTAAATCTGAAAAGTAACTTAATTTTTGAATTGCATAATAGTTTGTTGTGGTTTCAGCATCGGTGGTTAAATCAACAACTCTTTGGTAACCCTCAATGGCCAGTTGTTTGTCTTTTGTACAGCCTTTTTTCGTAAATATAGGATCATGCCATAGTCCCCAGGCAAAAGCTGCTTTTTTATCATCGTAAGCTTTACTGTCTTTAAATTTATAATCTGTATTTTTCCCTTTACTTGTGGTACATTTAGAATATAATGATTCAAATCCTTTTTTTACACTAGCAAGTCTGTCGTCAATATGGTTGAACCCTCCATTTACACGATAGCAAATGTAAATAAAATCATTATTGTCGGCATGGCTGTTGAGAGCGGCCCGTTTGTCCCAGAACCAACCTGCTGAATAGGTGGCATAAGGAGGTTTAGCAACTTTATCTCTAGCTTCTGCACTTGATGTAACATCTTCTCCGATGGCTGCTTGGAAGGCTTCATAGTTTTCTTTACCTGTTAACTGGATTAAGCCTCTTCCATGCCAGCCTTTGTATGGGGCAAGATAAGCAGCATCTCCCAACTCAACATTATACTTGAAACCTTCGGATTCTTTGTTCACCTGAGCCAGGAAATGTATTTTTTGTAAGCAGGATTTAATATTAAATTTCTTAAATGTTTGATTAAACCCATCAAAATACTTATCAATATTGGCTTGGGTTGCAGAGATGGCAATACCTTTTAATTGCTCTTTGGTTAAATCCTTATTACATGCGCAATTCCCAGCAGTTTGTGGAGCTGCTGCCTGACTTTGATAGCTTGAATAACAGCTGCAGGTATTGGCATAGCCTGCTTCAATAGCTAATTGAACAATACTTTTTCCATTTAAAGCTGTTAAGCTTTTACAGAAAAATTTATCTTCCAGATATTGAGCATCAAATTGTCTTACATCCATGTGAATCCAACTGAAAGTATGGTCATATCTTAATTTACCCTTACTATCGTATAAAAGATCAATGGGTTCTATTGA
Proteins encoded in this region:
- a CDS encoding YIP1 family protein; the protein is MNWKTVFNPFERFDEKLLLLIGIIAMVFSIAIGYWTHTAFTSIYKISAIENTSLKTVVISTLLSFLIAIVILFILGKILNGKTRIIDIINTVLISQLFLLPIQCFGNASSIRLAGKSIIKYESNPTETFPFLDFLTMISITIISITVLIYSFTLFYNGFKTATNIKKWQHIVLFCIVSLVSTLACQIVINKII
- a CDS encoding DUF2089 family protein is translated as MKLPIICPSCDHTLNVSQMKCPSCKTEVSGDYELPVLLKLNRDEQDFILNFFLSSGSIKEMAKQAGLSYPTMRNKMDDLITKVEQLKNNL
- a CDS encoding prephenate dehydrogenase translates to MKISIIGVGLIGGSMALKLKEKNIASFIYGIDNSQQHINEALDLKIIDAEADLEQGVKGSDLVILAIPVDAARKLLPSVLDLVSDHQTVMDAGSTKAGIVGAVKDHPKRSRFVAFHPMWGTENNGPKSAIAESFAGKAGVICNKEESAEDALNIVENIVNALEMHTIYMNAEDHDIHTAYISHISHITSYALANTVLEKEREEETIFQLASSGFSSTVRLAKSHPEMWVPIFKQNKENVLDVLNEHITQLRKFKSALEKENYEYLEELITNANRIRGILR
- a CDS encoding DUF5991 domain-containing protein translates to MKKIFFTLTALSIISCKSLPEESSKDTSGSTLHTQWKGEYSISHDFGKLDENAEMTLDYDLTITKDSCTFGGLGYKTFFTDVCSITGNEKQIIVKYIRQIEGDPMSNHAPTDTLAVVSRKDGKYFLQSEVVPSKDWQYNTPILLKKKS
- a CDS encoding SH3 domain-containing protein, whose translation is MKNILLFIFLLITLTCHSQDRKYAENGLIKLKKSFSNKKEKDFLENFPKDFQTFKNTFGWDDEKDSAEPLYDNSGAYIDYWFSLLQKPQYRHHETSITTISKNGKWEADAVNYFKIKSIEYIEVNKKYNLINSLSKEDAKSVISFLLDSPHPKFDSVFISSLTLEKQKIAKEFLSKNASDMNYYIQDTDGYANLRKDKNSSSKILQKINTGEKVKVLNQSGDWWLVISQEGKKGYVHKSRIKSKKSP
- a CDS encoding tetratricopeptide repeat protein, whose protein sequence is MIKPILFLTVMTQFVFCKQADNNHIKNDNLSNKEVENHQPLKDTVRGDFNKDHKIDYLQILDKSPEEKQIIIFLQGENNKFSESKSFIISNDDFTEVEDPVNHLFISSGKPGEIIVMASCCGNFKTTETYYYKFIKDNWYLSKTSISTVDDDFIPKIKVDMNNLSSSIDNKTVDNKDIYQKEIKELKESSLSNFSKSLALLKSASKTNTLSKQNTVGLETVAEWLYFNPINENNINDYNDIAYYDSYTKDGNTTALFLLKEIIEKYPNRVVAWLNIGDSYWTADNKEKAKEAYLKYIELMKSQKKDISKIPQRVYDRTK